Proteins from one Faecalibacterium sp. I3-3-33 genomic window:
- a CDS encoding VirD4-like conjugal transfer protein, CD1115 family — protein MKPELKKLLLLNLPYLLFVYLFAKCGQAYRLAAGADASAKLLHLTGGISAAFANPLPSLHPFDLCVGVAGAVAVRLIVYSKGKNAKKYRKGEEYGSARWGTAKDIAPYIDPKFENNILLTQTERLTMTGRPKDPKTARNKNVLVIGGSGSGKTRFYVKPNLMQCFPTSDYPTSFVVTDPKGTLVLETGQMFQRAGYRVKILNTINFSKSMKYNPFVYIHSEKDVLKLVNTLIANTKGEGEKSAEDFWVKSERLFYTALIGYIWYEAPAEEMNFTTLLEMINASEAREDDPEFQSPVDLMFERLEQKDPDHFAVRQYKKFLLSAGKTRSSILISCGARLAPFDIREVRELMEDDEMELDTIGDEKTVLFLIMSDTDTTFNFILAMLQSQLINLLCDRADDKYGGRLPVHVRLVLDEFANIGRIPNFDKLIATIRSREISASIILQSQSQLKAIYKDAAEIISDNCDSVLFLSGRGKNAKEISDALGKETIDSFNTSENRGSQTSHGLNYQKLGKALMSEDEIAIMDGGRCILQLRGVRPFFSEKFDITKHPHYKYLADADKKNTFEVDRFLSTLRRKRQQVVAQDESFDLYEIDLSDEDAAAE, from the coding sequence ATGAAGCCTGAACTGAAAAAGCTGCTGTTGCTGAATCTGCCGTATCTGCTGTTCGTGTACCTGTTCGCCAAATGCGGGCAGGCGTACCGTCTGGCGGCGGGCGCGGATGCTTCGGCAAAGCTACTCCACCTGACGGGCGGCATCTCCGCCGCCTTTGCAAACCCGCTACCCAGCCTGCATCCGTTTGACCTGTGCGTGGGCGTTGCCGGGGCGGTGGCTGTCCGGCTCATCGTGTACAGCAAAGGCAAGAACGCCAAGAAATACCGCAAGGGTGAAGAATACGGCTCTGCCCGATGGGGCACCGCCAAAGATATTGCCCCGTACATCGACCCCAAGTTTGAAAACAACATCCTGCTGACCCAGACCGAACGCCTGACCATGACCGGGCGTCCCAAAGACCCCAAGACGGCCCGGAACAAGAACGTGCTGGTGATCGGCGGCTCCGGCAGCGGCAAGACCCGCTTCTATGTGAAGCCCAACCTCATGCAATGTTTCCCCACTTCCGACTATCCCACCTCATTCGTAGTCACAGACCCGAAAGGCACACTGGTTCTCGAAACAGGCCAAATGTTCCAGCGGGCGGGCTACCGGGTGAAAATCCTGAACACGATAAACTTTTCCAAGTCCATGAAGTACAACCCCTTTGTCTATATCCACTCGGAAAAAGACGTGCTGAAGCTGGTGAATACCCTTATCGCCAACACCAAGGGCGAGGGTGAAAAATCAGCAGAAGATTTTTGGGTGAAGTCGGAACGGCTGTTCTACACCGCGCTTATCGGCTACATCTGGTATGAGGCCCCGGCAGAAGAAATGAACTTCACCACCCTGCTGGAAATGATAAACGCCAGTGAAGCCCGTGAAGATGACCCGGAGTTTCAAAGCCCGGTGGACCTCATGTTTGAACGGCTGGAACAGAAAGACCCGGACCACTTCGCCGTCCGGCAGTACAAAAAGTTTTTGCTGTCGGCGGGCAAGACCCGTTCCTCCATCCTGATAAGCTGCGGTGCCCGTTTAGCCCCATTTGACATCCGGGAAGTGCGGGAACTGATGGAGGATGATGAAATGGAGCTGGACACCATCGGGGATGAAAAGACGGTATTGTTCCTGATTATGAGCGACACGGACACCACTTTCAACTTCATTCTCGCCATGCTCCAAAGCCAGCTTATCAATCTGCTGTGTGACCGTGCGGATGACAAATACGGCGGTCGGCTGCCTGTCCATGTGCGGCTGGTTCTGGACGAGTTCGCCAACATCGGGCGGATACCCAACTTCGACAAGCTGATCGCCACCATCCGCAGCCGGGAAATCTCGGCATCCATCATTTTGCAGAGCCAGTCGCAGCTGAAAGCCATCTACAAAGATGCCGCCGAAATCATTTCAGACAACTGCGATTCTGTTCTCTTTTTGAGTGGGCGGGGCAAAAATGCCAAAGAGATCTCCGATGCGCTGGGGAAAGAGACCATCGACAGTTTCAACACCAGCGAGAACCGGGGTTCTCAAACCTCCCACGGACTGAACTATCAAAAATTAGGAAAGGCGTTGATGTCAGAGGACGAAATCGCAATCATGGACGGCGGCAGGTGCATTTTGCAGCTGCGGGGCGTGAGGCCGTTCTTCTCGGAGAAGTTCGACATTACAAAGCACCCGCACTACAAGTACCTTGCGGACGCGGACAAAAAGAATACCTTTGAGGTGGACAGGTTCTTATCCACCCTGCGCCGGAAACGGCAGCAGGTAGTCGCACAGGACGAAAGTTTTGACCTGTACGAAATCGACCTGTCGGATGAAGATGCAGCCGCCGAATGA